The following are encoded in a window of Bacillus xiapuensis genomic DNA:
- a CDS encoding molybdopterin-binding protein, with amino-acid sequence MNNIIPIKGKVKFPVTLDPSVWIFDDRRIDLHTYFDMNDADPQENEEEYTKKISKYWDKEIREGAVSPPTIKSEKKYEKEKVLTGSFGVPFEPFLKNAEPLEDAAQLIAETKDGDMQWPIAEAGNIILAFSKDGKPLREDGPVHILFKDGTNRHNAIRNVQAFRIE; translated from the coding sequence ATGAACAATATAATTCCTATTAAAGGGAAAGTGAAGTTTCCGGTTACATTGGATCCCAGCGTGTGGATTTTTGATGATCGCCGCATTGATTTACATACATATTTTGATATGAATGATGCAGATCCGCAAGAAAATGAGGAAGAATATACGAAGAAAATCTCTAAATATTGGGATAAAGAAATTCGCGAAGGCGCTGTTTCGCCCCCGACCATCAAATCCGAGAAAAAATATGAAAAAGAGAAAGTGCTTACCGGTTCATTCGGTGTTCCGTTCGAGCCTTTTCTAAAAAATGCTGAACCTTTGGAAGACGCCGCTCAGCTGATCGCTGAAACGAAAGATGGAGACATGCAGTGGCCGATCGCTGAGGCCGGCAATATCATTTTAGCGTTTTCAAAGGATGGAAAGCCGCTCCGGGAAGACGGTCCCGTTCATATTCTCTTTAAGGACGGCACTAACCGGCACAACGCGATCCGAAACGTACAGGCCTTTCGGATTGAATAA